GAGCCTATGCCGAGGGCGACAGCATCTTCATCTTCGAGAAGCGCTTGAACCCGTCTACGGGCAAGGACGAGTGGCGCATCGTCGAGTGGCGCGACGAGTCGTTCACGCCCGACGAGATCAAAGCCGCCAACAAGCTATAGGCAGCCTCTTACACCCCCAACGTGCGCAAAGAGGGCGGGTCATCGACCCGCCCTCAGGATATCGGTCGGAAGGCAGCGGCGTCCCCTCAGTAACGCGGTGTCGCTTGCGCGACACCGCGGAACACGCGTAGGGATTGAGCCCAACGGAGTGCTGATGTATATGTTGGTGTCCTCGTCGCACGGTATCTGGGTACTGACACGACATACTGTGTAGATCCTGAGAGCGGCGACCGTGTCCGTGGAGGCGTGCCACTCGCGCTAGGGATGTAGCCAATGCTGACGGCTCCTCTTCCAGAGTACGGGAGACCGCCTGTTGTCGAGGTCGTCTGTGGGATCGCGTTCGAGCCACTCGACGGTCTGCTCGTGCCGTACCTTGGCCTGCTATGGGAGACCTTCCGCTCGGACTACCCAATCTGCCGCGAACTTCCTCCCATCGCGAAGATCGTCGAGCGCTTTGGTGGCGAACCGAGCGGGCCGGAGATGCCAGATATCCGGTCGCCACTTGTTCGGTTCCTGACAAGCGACGAGCAGCGAGTCGTCCAAGTCCAGCGTGATCGGTTCCTCTGCAACTGGAAGAAGGTTGATGATGCGCAAGCGTATCCACGCTATCCCGCCGTCATCGACTGCTTCCGCCGCAACCTGGATGGGTTCGAGCATTTCCTCGCTTGTAATGGCTTGGGTGCACTGTCTGCCATCCAGTACGAGCTGACCTACGTCAACCACATCCCGCAAGGTGAGGGATGGACGGGAACGGAGGACATCGACGCGGTGTTCCCTGCGCTTCACTCGGCGGAGCTCGTAGCGCGCAGCTCTTCCCATCTTGAGGCTGTCAATTGCGGGTTCTCGTTTACGTTGCCTGACATTGACAGCCGTCTGCGCGTGACATTGGCAAATGCCCGTCGCCGTAACGACAACGTCGACATCCTGAGCCTAGACTTGCTGGTACGAGGACTGCCCAAGGACACGTCTCGCGAGGCCATGTGGCGCTGGTTCGACACAGCTCACCATGCCATCGTGAAGGTGTTCTCGGAGCTAACGAGCGAGGATGTCCAGAACGAAGTCTGGTACCGGAAAGGAAGCGTCCGTGCACAATGACTGTCGGTACTACGATGTCGACCGTGCTGGCAACAGTTCTGCCGTCGCGTTCGCCAACCAGATTCCGTCCACCGACCCTAGGAGCGTAACTGCCGCACTTTTGATGTCGGCGCCCGGTACCAGTGAGCTCGGTTCACACGGTGCCCAGCTAACACTGTCCTGGGGTGATGCGCAGCTAACGCCGCCCGTAGACTATGCTCCAGGGAACATCACCAACTGGCAGCTCGGCGTGGATGGGGTAGTGGATGACAAGACGGTCACTGTAGTCACGTCGGCAGGCATCGTGTCGAGCACGCTGAACATGTGTTGGGTGTTCGTGGCATCAGCAACCTGGGCCGAACTGGCGCGGGTGGGATCCGACTCCGAGCCTCTGCGTAGGCAAGCTAGGTCCGGGTCTGCCCGGCGGCAGAGCTTCGATCGAGCTCGCGCTGCCGAACTCCTGAGAGCGTGGTGCGAAGCGGACACGGACGAGCAACACGAGACATGGGTGCACCTCAAGGCTACGCTTGACCAAAACCGCTCGTCGGAGCGAAAGCTCTTCCGATGAGCCGGCTCATCGTGCTCGACACGGGACCCCTCGGCATGGTGACCAATCCGACGCAGAAGGACCCGAAGACGCAGCAGTGCTCCGCGTGGCTCCAGCGTATCCTCCTTTCGGGCAATGACGTTGCCGTGCCGGAGATCGCCGACTATGAGCTCAGGAGAGAGTTGATTCGCGCACATAAACCTGAAAGTATTACGCGACTTGACGAGCTCAAGAATGGGGTCGTCTACCTGCCGATCACGACGGATGCCATGATCATGGCGGCACGTCTCTGGGCACAGATGCGCAATCAGGGTACCCCAACTGCTCCGGGCGATGCGCTCGACGGTGACATGATCCTGGCCGCACAGGCGGTGACAGCCGCGGCAGGCTATGACGAGATGATCGTAGCAACGACGAATATAGGGCACCTCTCGCGTGTGACAACAGCATGCGAATGGTCCACAATACAGTGATCGCCCTGTCGACCCGAGCGAGTCCGGCGAACAACCTGTAGCGCCCTATTGACATCCACCACGTACGCGACGAGGGCGGGTCATCGACCCGCCCTCTCGTGCTTCAGACCAGTTGCCCGTGCTCAGTCCTTCGTCAGCGACGGCTCCAAGTGCATCGGCGGTAGCGGGTTCGGGCGAACCATGACGCCGCCGAGCTCGTAGGACTCGATGACGGCGAAGGTGTACTCCACCGCCGCGAGCGCATCCCGTCCGCAGCCGCGTACCATCTGCTTCGGAACGCCGTTCGTGATGTCTTCCAGAAACGCGTGGAGACGCCGCGGGAACGTCTGCCCGAAGTCGTGCGTGCCCGACTCGGTGACGACGGGAGCCCCCGACGTGCCTTGCGGATGCTCCGCCGGCTGCCCGGGTCCGCGCGGATCGGGAGCCTTCCAGTAGGTCACCTTCTCGATGCAGTTCTCGATGCAGAAGGTTCCCTTCGTCCCGCCGACCTCCGCGCTCCACCAGCCCCCAAGCCCGTGCGACGCGTCGCCGCGCTGGCTCAGCAGATAGCCGACCGCCCCGCTCTCGAACCGCACGTGGATGCTCGACGTCGTCAGCATCACGTCGCCAGCGCGCTTGCGGAACCCCGGCTGGCTCAGGAACGCCTGCACATGCGAGATGGGTCCGCAGAAGTGGTGCATCACGCTGAACGGGTGCGACAGGAACGCCTTGAGATGGAAGTAGGGGAACCCCTTCACCTTGACGCCGCCCGGCGCTCGGTAGTTCTCAGCCTCGCCGCCCTGGAACCCCATCTTGACGAGGCAGTAGACCTGCTCGCCGATTTCGCCGTCATCGATGTACTGCTTCGCCCGCTCAGCCGGCGGCGTGAAGAAGTGGTTCAGGTTGCAGCCGAGGTAGACGTCCTTCTCCTCCGCGAGGGCGACCATCTCGCGCGCCTGGTCGACGTCGGATGAGAGCGGCTTCTCGACCATGACATGCTTGCCCGCCGACATCGCCTCCATCGCGGGTTCATAGTGCCAACTGCCGTTCTCCAGCCCGCCCGTGCAGACATCGACGACGTCCAGGTTCGGCTCGCCGTCGAGCATCTCCGCCAGGCTCCCGTACGCCTTCACGCCGTATTTCTCCGCCGCACGGTCCGCCCGCTCCTTGACCGTGTCGCAGACGGCGACGAAGTCGGCGAGCGGGTCCTTCGCGTGCGATTCCGCATGCGGGACACCGATTCCGTGCATGCCGACGATTCCGACCTTCAGTGCCATCCTGGGCGCTCCTTCCGTTCTCGCCAGTCGACTGCCGCTGACTTCCAGCGTGCGCCAGTGTCCGCCCAACGCGCCGTCCGGTCAAGCGCTCCGATGCGACGAAGTTGCGTTCCGACTGGGCAGGCTCGATACTTTGCATCGAGCCGCGAACCCATCGCCTGCCGGCAGATCGGCGGTTCCAGTGAGGAGGCTCCCATGCTAGACCGCCTTCACGAGCACATCGTCCAGGAACTGCAGCAGAACGCTCGTTCCGAGTCCATTTTCGTACTGACCGCAATTGCGCTGAACCTCATCACGGTCGGCGTCAACTCCGGCCTGGCGTCGGATATGACCGTACGAACCGTCGCCGTGCTGGTCGTGACGGTGTCCCTTGTGGTCGTCGTTAACATGGTCGCGCTGATGGGCTTGCTTCGGGGTCGCGATTCGAAGACGCGCCTGCTCAACGGGCTACTCAAGATGTACCGCGACCAGAACATCGCGGAGTATTACGACGGCGGGCTGCTCGACGACTACCGGATGCGCTATCGCCTGTTGGTCGTCGGCGTCCTCGCCACGGGCGCGGCGTCCATCCTCATACCGGCGGTCATCCTCTCGACGTAGTGGTCTGTCAGAGTGATGGTTAGCGTTACCTGATGCGCGAAAGAGCAACCACCAACGTGTCGCTCCCGCGAAAGCGGGAGCCTAGAGTCTCTGGATTCCCGCTTCCTGGCCCCGCGAAGGCGGGGCTCGCGGGAATGACGATTCCGAAAGCCCTGCGCGAAAGCCCATCGAGGTTGTCGCGATAACCACCATGACAGACCAGTAGCACCACTGCGCCAGTCGCGTGAATCACAATCCCGTCAGACACCGTTCTTTGTGCACTCTGGGAGGAGGTGAGGCTGCGGGGCAGGGCGGCCACTTGGTCATTCCGCCGCGACATCGGGCGACGGATCGGTGTTCCGCCTGTGTGACGAAACCGTTGCGCCACGACCCAAAATGTGGTAGGAAGCACATAAGCGCGGCTTCCATGGTGGCACGTGGAAGCCGCGGTGTCTCTCGTCCCTATGGAGGAGATCCTATGAGTCGTACGGTTACGTACATACTGACGGCGGCGTTCGCACTTGGTTTAGCCGGAGCCGCGCTTGCCGATCTGAACAAGGGCTTGATCGGCGCGTGGACCTTCGACGACGGAACGGCGAGAGACCAGGTCGGCAAGAACGACGGCAAGCTGCTCGACGGCGCGAAGATCGTCGACAAGGGGAAGTTCGGCAAGACCGCCGACTTCGACGGCGCGAAAGCTCACATCCAGATCCCCGATTCCAAGACGTGGGAGGTGATGAAGGATGCCTTCTCCGTCGCCGCTTGGGCGTTCGTCCGGACCGGAAGGGATCACTCCGCCGTCGCCTGGAAGGGCGATAAGGTCGGCTGGGGTCCGAACTTCCTGTTCCGCATGGCGACGACGAGCAACACGAACATCACGTGGGGCGCGTGCATCTCGGGCCGCGAAGGCTGGTTCGCGACCGACAACGCGATCAAGCCGAACGAGTGGCTCCATCTCTGTCTCACGGCGGACGGGAAGCTCGTCACGGCTTACGTGAACGCGGGGGCCCCGCCGGCGACCGGAGGCGGACAGAACCCGAATCCCGTCGACGCGCCCTATCTCACCTTCCCCGGCAAGCCGATCGAGCTCGGCGTCGGCAGGGCGGTCGGCGGGAACGTCGGCAACGATGCCTATCTGGACGGTCAAGTGGACGAAGTGCTCGTGTACAACCGGGCGTTGACGGCGGCGGAGGTGAAGGAGCTGGCTGGCGGCAAGGGACCGACTCTCGCCGTCACCTCGTCCGGCAAACTCGCGACGCAGTGGGCGAAGCTCAAGCGCTGACGCCCGCGCGGCGCGGAAGGTCGTCCGGCGGGCGTCGATGGGCGTTCCGCCGTTCGCGGTACGAAGGTCGTGCCGGTTCGTTTTCGGTTCCCGATAGGAGGAAGTATCGATGCGCGCATATCGGAGTGGGCTCGCGGTGTTGGGGTTCTGCGTGATCGCGTCGACGGCGTCGGCGGCGCTGCTGGACGGCGTCATCTCCGTCTGGACGTTCAACGACGGAACGGCCGTGGACAAGTACAACCGGAACAACGGAAAGCTGATGGGCGCAGCGAAAGTCGCAGGCGGCGGCAAGATCGGTCAAGCCGTCGATCTGAACGGCAAGGACGCCTTCGTCGAGGTGCCCCACTCCGCGTCCATGGACAAGATGGCGAACGCCTACACGGTCTCCGCATGGGCGAAGATCCGCAAAGGCGGCGACCACTCCGCCATCGTCTTCAAGGGCGAGAAGATCGGCTGGGGGCCCAACTTCCTGTTCCGGCTCGCGACGACCAGCGACACGAATCTGACGTGGGGCGCCTGCGTCGCCGGCGTCGAGGGCTGGTTCGCCACGGACAACGCCTACAAGACGAACGAGTGGATCCACGTCGCCATGACCGCCGACGGCACGAAAGTCACCGCCTACGTGAACAACAAGCTTCCGGCGGCGACCGGCGGCGGCTCGAACCCGAATCCGGTCAAGGCTCCCTATCTCACGTTCCCGACTCAGCCGATGCGCATCGGTCTGGGCGTCGGCAGAGGCGGCGACGTGAACGTCAAGGACTACATCGACGGGCAGATCGACGAGGTCTCCATCTTCTCGCGGGCGCTGTCAGCGGCTGAGATCACGCAACTCGGAGCGATCGACTTCGCGACGCCCGTCGAGCCGCTGGGCAAGATGGCGACCGAGTGGGCAGCGCTGAAGTCCCGGTAGCACACGCGCTTCGCAGGGGACAGATCTTAAGCCCACGTCGACGGGACTGTCACCCATCGCCAAGACAACCACTGGGCTGCCGTCGGTCGATGGCAGCCCTTCATCGTGCCCAGGGCGTCAAGCGTCCGCCCTCGACGACACGGTAGCGCCGCCGTACGGCGACGTTCTCGTAGCGATCCACACCACCGCCCAGCCACCTGACCTCGATCCGGTCGATCTTCTCCGCGTCACCCAGCCCGACGACGACGCGCGTGTCGCTGTGCGACAGATAACCGCCCGTCGAGCCGACGTCGAACGTCTGCGTCATACCCCCCGCCGTCACGGTCACGACCGCCCCAACGTGCGTATGTGAGGTCCCGACCAGATGGATGGCGACCCACGACCGCGCGTTCCCGCCTTCGTTGACCAGCAGGTTCGGACGCCCGTTCCAGTTCGTCGTGACGATGTCCGTGTCGCCGTCGTTGTCGAAGTCGGCGAAGGCAACACCCCGCCCGACGCTCGGTTCCGCGAGCGCGTCCCCGCCGTCGACGACGCGGAACCCGCTGCGTCCGGTGTTCGTCAAAAGCGTCTTGGGCTGCGCGAACCGCTGCTCCGGCTCGAACCGCTCGATGTTATCCTGCAGGTGCCCGTTGACAGTCACCAGGTCCTTCCAGCCGTCGCCGTCG
This window of the Candidatus Poribacteria bacterium genome carries:
- a CDS encoding TIGR04255 family protein, which produces MLTAPLPEYGRPPVVEVVCGIAFEPLDGLLVPYLGLLWETFRSDYPICRELPPIAKIVERFGGEPSGPEMPDIRSPLVRFLTSDEQRVVQVQRDRFLCNWKKVDDAQAYPRYPAVIDCFRRNLDGFEHFLACNGLGALSAIQYELTYVNHIPQGEGWTGTEDIDAVFPALHSAELVARSSSHLEAVNCGFSFTLPDIDSRLRVTLANARRRNDNVDILSLDLLVRGLPKDTSREAMWRWFDTAHHAIVKVFSELTSEDVQNEVWYRKGSVRAQ
- a CDS encoding type II toxin-antitoxin system VapC family toxin, which translates into the protein MSRLIVLDTGPLGMVTNPTQKDPKTQQCSAWLQRILLSGNDVAVPEIADYELRRELIRAHKPESITRLDELKNGVVYLPITTDAMIMAARLWAQMRNQGTPTAPGDALDGDMILAAQAVTAAAGYDEMIVATTNIGHLSRVTTACEWSTIQ
- a CDS encoding Gfo/Idh/MocA family oxidoreductase is translated as MALKVGIVGMHGIGVPHAESHAKDPLADFVAVCDTVKERADRAAEKYGVKAYGSLAEMLDGEPNLDVVDVCTGGLENGSWHYEPAMEAMSAGKHVMVEKPLSSDVDQAREMVALAEEKDVYLGCNLNHFFTPPAERAKQYIDDGEIGEQVYCLVKMGFQGGEAENYRAPGGVKVKGFPYFHLKAFLSHPFSVMHHFCGPISHVQAFLSQPGFRKRAGDVMLTTSSIHVRFESGAVGYLLSQRGDASHGLGGWWSAEVGGTKGTFCIENCIEKVTYWKAPDPRGPGQPAEHPQGTSGAPVVTESGTHDFGQTFPRRLHAFLEDITNGVPKQMVRGCGRDALAAVEYTFAVIESYELGGVMVRPNPLPPMHLEPSLTKD
- a CDS encoding LamG domain-containing protein yields the protein MVARGSRGVSRPYGGDPMSRTVTYILTAAFALGLAGAALADLNKGLIGAWTFDDGTARDQVGKNDGKLLDGAKIVDKGKFGKTADFDGAKAHIQIPDSKTWEVMKDAFSVAAWAFVRTGRDHSAVAWKGDKVGWGPNFLFRMATTSNTNITWGACISGREGWFATDNAIKPNEWLHLCLTADGKLVTAYVNAGAPPATGGGQNPNPVDAPYLTFPGKPIELGVGRAVGGNVGNDAYLDGQVDEVLVYNRALTAAEVKELAGGKGPTLAVTSSGKLATQWAKLKR
- a CDS encoding LamG domain-containing protein, which encodes MRAYRSGLAVLGFCVIASTASAALLDGVISVWTFNDGTAVDKYNRNNGKLMGAAKVAGGGKIGQAVDLNGKDAFVEVPHSASMDKMANAYTVSAWAKIRKGGDHSAIVFKGEKIGWGPNFLFRLATTSDTNLTWGACVAGVEGWFATDNAYKTNEWIHVAMTADGTKVTAYVNNKLPAATGGGSNPNPVKAPYLTFPTQPMRIGLGVGRGGDVNVKDYIDGQIDEVSIFSRALSAAEITQLGAIDFATPVEPLGKMATEWAALKSR